A region from the Janthinobacterium agaricidamnosum genome encodes:
- a CDS encoding hybrid sensor histidine kinase/response regulator — MPEPSQHSHDIISSPAAAQAAHRLLGAHCDIVWSTKTFGQFDTDQPSWRAFTGQTEAELRGRGWLNALHPDDRNLPYVMPSHLTTVFEAEYRLRHVSGSYRNMLVRMLPVLAPDGSIVEWLGSHCDVTQQRQTEQRLRLAMQGGRMGTWEIDLGSGSMAGSDAFKANLGLPPDSHIDYAQLTGAMLDGDLQQWQAVVHAAIASASDFEIDIRVRWPDGALHWAHMRGTCASDGAGNVIALSGISLDLTASKQNEETLRLTLAAGEVATWNWDIVADRVTADSNMARLFPVNADATTAAPLARYLDIIHPDDREQVSAQIAHALHAHAPFEASYRVAAGDGQYRSVIARGRAEYAPDGTPLQLPGVLLDITRQKQVEDALRRSEERYRTLIELMDQAFCVIEMLYDEQGRPVDFRYLEGNAAFVKQSGLDNAIGKTIRSFVPDHDQHWFDLYDQVVKTGEPVRYENEAVAMERWFEVFAARLGGPGSRLLTVLFSDISERKRSEQQLRQLADNLSEMDRRKTEFLATLAHELRNPLAPIRNGLQIMRLAADKPATVARVRDVMERQVNQMVHLVNDLLDVARITRGQIELKLERTDLKTIIASAVETSMPLIEASHHQLQVTLDEQALPLEADPTRLAQVLGNLLNNAAKYTPAGGHIALRAVRNGNEVLIEVEDSGVGIPAESIATVFDMFTQVGQNMGRAQGGLGIGLSLVRRLAELHGGSATAASPGAGLGSTFTVRLPLLKEEAPAPAAPDAPAPAASGRHFRVLVVDDNVDAAETLAAVLDMMGHATHVAHDGAQALAVAPQFLPDVIFLDIGLPGMNGYEVARALRRIPAGAKVVLVALTGWGAENDRSQSSAAGFDHHLTKPANLLAIGELLATLSTPKIPTDHD; from the coding sequence TGGGCGCCCATTGCGACATCGTCTGGAGCACGAAAACCTTCGGCCAGTTCGATACCGACCAGCCGTCCTGGCGCGCCTTCACGGGCCAGACGGAAGCCGAACTGCGGGGCCGCGGCTGGCTCAATGCCCTGCATCCGGACGACCGCAACTTGCCTTACGTCATGCCGTCGCATCTGACGACCGTGTTCGAGGCGGAATACCGGCTGCGCCACGTCAGCGGCAGCTACCGCAACATGCTCGTGCGCATGCTGCCCGTGCTGGCGCCCGACGGCAGCATCGTTGAATGGCTGGGCTCGCATTGCGACGTGACGCAGCAGCGGCAGACGGAACAGCGGCTGCGCCTGGCCATGCAGGGCGGCCGCATGGGCACGTGGGAGATCGACCTGGGCAGCGGCAGTATGGCCGGCTCCGATGCGTTCAAGGCCAATCTGGGCCTGCCACCTGACAGCCACATCGATTATGCGCAGCTGACGGGTGCCATGCTCGACGGCGATCTGCAGCAATGGCAAGCGGTGGTGCATGCAGCCATTGCCAGCGCCAGCGATTTCGAGATCGATATCCGCGTGCGCTGGCCAGATGGCGCACTGCACTGGGCGCACATGCGCGGCACCTGCGCCAGCGACGGCGCCGGCAACGTGATCGCCCTGTCCGGCATCTCGCTCGACCTGACGGCCAGCAAGCAGAACGAGGAAACCCTGCGCCTGACCCTGGCGGCCGGCGAAGTGGCCACCTGGAACTGGGACATCGTTGCCGACCGCGTGACGGCCGACAGCAATATGGCGCGCCTGTTCCCCGTCAATGCCGATGCGACCACGGCGGCGCCGTTGGCGCGCTACCTGGACATCATCCATCCCGATGACCGCGAGCAAGTCAGCGCGCAAATTGCCCATGCGCTGCACGCGCACGCACCGTTCGAGGCCAGCTACCGCGTCGCTGCCGGCGATGGTCAGTACCGCTCGGTCATCGCGCGGGGCCGCGCGGAATATGCGCCCGATGGCACCCCCTTGCAATTGCCCGGCGTGCTGCTCGACATCACGCGCCAGAAACAGGTGGAAGATGCGCTACGGCGCAGCGAGGAACGCTACCGCACTCTGATCGAGCTGATGGACCAGGCCTTTTGCGTCATTGAAATGCTGTACGACGAGCAGGGCCGCCCCGTGGACTTCCGCTACCTGGAAGGCAACGCCGCCTTCGTCAAGCAGTCGGGCCTCGACAATGCCATCGGCAAGACCATCCGCAGCTTCGTGCCCGACCATGACCAGCACTGGTTCGACCTGTACGACCAGGTCGTCAAGACGGGCGAGCCCGTGCGCTACGAAAACGAAGCCGTGGCCATGGAACGCTGGTTCGAAGTTTTTGCGGCGCGCCTCGGCGGCCCCGGCAGCCGCCTGCTGACGGTGCTGTTCAGCGACATCAGCGAGCGCAAGCGCTCGGAACAGCAGCTGCGCCAGCTGGCCGACAACCTGTCCGAGATGGACCGGCGCAAGACGGAATTCCTCGCCACCCTGGCGCACGAACTGCGCAATCCGCTGGCACCGATCCGCAACGGCTTGCAAATCATGCGCCTGGCCGCCGACAAGCCCGCCACCGTGGCGCGCGTGCGCGACGTGATGGAGCGGCAAGTCAATCAGATGGTGCACCTGGTCAACGACTTGCTGGACGTGGCGCGCATCACGCGGGGCCAGATCGAGCTCAAGCTCGAACGCACGGACTTGAAAACCATCATCGCCAGCGCCGTGGAAACGAGCATGCCGCTGATCGAAGCGAGCCATCACCAGTTGCAGGTGACGCTCGACGAGCAGGCGTTGCCGCTCGAGGCCGACCCCACGCGGCTGGCGCAAGTGCTGGGCAACTTACTCAACAATGCCGCCAAGTACACGCCCGCCGGCGGCCACATCGCCTTGCGCGCGGTACGCAACGGCAACGAGGTCTTGATCGAGGTGGAAGACAGCGGCGTGGGCATTCCCGCCGAGTCGATCGCCACCGTCTTCGACATGTTTACCCAGGTGGGACAAAACATGGGCCGCGCCCAGGGCGGCCTGGGCATCGGCCTGTCGCTGGTACGGCGCCTGGCCGAATTGCATGGCGGCAGCGCCACGGCGGCCAGTCCCGGCGCCGGCCTGGGCAGCACGTTTACCGTGCGCCTGCCGCTGCTGAAGGAGGAAGCCCCAGCCCCCGCCGCACCGGACGCGCCCGCCCCCGCCGCCAGCGGCCGCCATTTCCGCGTACTGGTGGTCGACGACAACGTCGATGCGGCCGAAACCCTTGCCGCCGTGCTCGACATGATGGGCCATGCCACGCACGTAGCCCACGATGGCGCGCAGGCGCTGGCCGTGGCGCCGCAATTTTTGCCAGACGTCATCTTCCTCGATATCGGGCTGCCCGGCATGAACGGCTACGAAGTGGCGCGCGCGCTGCGCCGGATACCGGCCGGCGCCAAGGTCGTGCTCGTCGCATTGACGGGCTGGGGCGCCGAAAACGACCGCAGTCAATCGAGCGCGGCCGGTTTCGACCACCACCTGACCAAGCCGGCCAACCTGCTCGCCATCGGCGAACTGCTGGCCACCCTTTCCACTCCGAAAATACCTACAGACCATGACTGA
- the bla gene encoding class A beta-lactamase: MTDSPNHVRRTLLLAAGATLLCPAPLLFAAPATSIASAHTQLAALEQAAGGRLGVAAWRQGSELRVAYRADERFPLASTFKAMLAAAVLARSVSQPGLLEQLVRYEKKELVTYSPITEKHLADGMRVAELCAATLQYSDNSAANFLMKILGGPQAVTAFARSIGNTVFQLERWETELNSAIPGEMRDTASPASMAHSLQQVLLENSLPAPQRQQLATWMRGNTTGDKRIRAGVPAGWQVADKTGSGAYGSVNDIGVAYPPSGAPLLIAVYYTREQKNADTNQDIITAATRIVTAALA; the protein is encoded by the coding sequence ATGACTGACTCCCCGAACCACGTCCGCCGCACCCTCCTGCTGGCCGCTGGCGCCACCCTGCTGTGCCCGGCACCGCTGCTGTTTGCCGCACCCGCCACCAGCATCGCCAGCGCCCACACGCAGCTGGCCGCGCTGGAACAGGCCGCAGGCGGACGCCTCGGCGTTGCCGCCTGGCGCCAGGGCAGCGAGCTGCGCGTTGCCTACCGCGCCGACGAACGCTTCCCCCTGGCCAGCACCTTCAAGGCCATGCTGGCGGCCGCAGTGCTGGCCCGCAGCGTCAGCCAGCCGGGCTTGCTGGAACAGCTCGTGCGTTACGAGAAAAAAGAACTGGTCACCTATTCGCCCATCACGGAAAAACATCTGGCCGATGGCATGCGCGTGGCCGAGCTGTGCGCCGCCACGTTGCAGTACAGCGACAATAGCGCGGCCAATTTCCTGATGAAAATATTGGGCGGGCCGCAAGCCGTGACGGCGTTTGCACGCAGCATCGGCAATACGGTATTCCAGCTGGAACGCTGGGAAACAGAATTGAATAGCGCCATCCCCGGCGAAATGCGCGACACGGCCAGCCCTGCGTCGATGGCGCACAGCTTGCAACAAGTGTTATTGGAAAATAGCTTGCCGGCGCCGCAGCGCCAGCAACTGGCCACATGGATGCGCGGCAACACCACGGGCGACAAACGCATCCGCGCCGGCGTGCCGGCCGGCTGGCAAGTAGCCGATAAAACGGGCTCGGGCGCCTATGGCAGCGTCAACGACATCGGCGTGGCCTACCCGCCCAGCGGCGCGCCGCTGCTCATCGCCGTGTACTACACGCGCGAACAGAAAAACGCGGACACGAATCAGGACATCATCACGGCCGCCACGCGCATCGTGACGGCCGCGCTGGCGTAA